The Henckelia pumila isolate YLH828 chromosome 2, ASM3356847v2, whole genome shotgun sequence genome includes a window with the following:
- the LOC140877588 gene encoding uncharacterized protein — protein MNLELVEFAYNNSYHNRIGMASFEALYGRRCRTPLFWTKLVSVKSKSSDDSADERCSGDDPIHDVFHVSLMRQYMADELHILHPTEVQLDQDLSYVERPLRILDRKDKVLQNKRIPLVMVQWQHRETEEATWELESRC, from the exons ATGAATTTGGAGTTAGTGGAGTttgcttataacaacagttaccacAACAGGATTGGCATGGCATCATTCGAGGCTTTGTACGGACGACgctgtcgtacacctttgttttggacAAAGTTGGTGAGCGTCAAGTCGaagtcctcagatgattcagcagatgagcGATGCAGTGGAGATGATCC catccatgatgtgtttcacgtgtcctTGATGAGACAGTATATGGCGGATGAGTTGCACATTTTGCATCCAACTGAGGTGCAATTGGATCAGGATTTGTCCTATGTGGAGAGACCCCTCAGGATACTCGataggaaggacaaggtgcttcaAAACAAGCGCATACCTCTTGTGATGGTGCAGTGGCAGCATAGGGAaactgaagaagcaacttgggagctaGAGAGCAGATGCTAG